In Haloterrigena turkmenica DSM 5511, a single genomic region encodes these proteins:
- a CDS encoding YhbY family RNA-binding protein produces the protein MDTQELKQQAHDLDVTVWVGKSGIDAVVDELDDQLDDRDLVKVKLLRAARAGGSTEEKAADLADRVNAELIETRGHTAVFYR, from the coding sequence ATGGATACCCAAGAGCTCAAACAGCAGGCACACGACCTCGACGTCACCGTCTGGGTCGGCAAGAGCGGTATCGACGCGGTCGTCGACGAACTCGACGACCAACTCGACGACCGCGATCTCGTGAAGGTCAAACTCCTCCGCGCGGCGCGGGCCGGCGGTTCGACCGAGGAGAAGGCGGCCGATCTCGCCGATCGCGTCAACGCCGAGCTGATCGAGACGCGCGGGCACACCGCCGTATTCTATCGATGA
- a CDS encoding ribonuclease P protein component 4 — MDVAAERIERLHELARAAAADDEHDRARYYVRLARRVAERNRLTLPREFRRFTCDRCDAYLRPGRNARVRLQDGHVVITCDCGAHTRYPYDDR; from the coding sequence ATGGACGTCGCCGCCGAACGGATCGAGCGCCTCCACGAACTGGCTCGAGCGGCGGCTGCCGACGACGAGCACGATCGGGCCCGTTACTATGTACGCCTCGCGCGCCGCGTGGCGGAACGAAACCGGCTCACGTTGCCGCGGGAGTTTCGACGCTTCACCTGCGACCGCTGTGACGCGTACCTCCGGCCCGGACGAAACGCTCGCGTACGACTGCAGGACGGCCACGTCGTGATCACCTGCGACTGCGGGGCCCACACGCGGTATCCGTACGACGATCGGTAG
- a CDS encoding ABC transporter substrate-binding protein, whose amino-acid sequence MNCNPTDPVDGVDRRSVLAAGAAGLSLSLSGCVDTVQRVVDQDGTDQLSLSIVTVPADADRESIRIAYHLESHLEAIGVDVTLKVRSRTDFLKTVLIDHDFDIYVGQHPADYDPDFLYEALHSTYANEAGWQNPFGFDSMAFDTLLEDQRRADGEQRKQRLANVLRGVADEKPFDPICRPDEIRVANTTRFDGWDQGHLATRRGYLGLEPDAGVERLNALVTDARPSVNVNPISATVRERGTVVDLLYDSLGTVVDGEVLPWLAESWEWVTDAETDEKKTEEIAEPTRNTTTARVSLREDCRFHDGEPVTAADVEFTYQFFQDTVLGHATPSPPPRYRGHASAIDDIEIEDEYTLRITAAAGTDVCERAFTAPILPKHVWQSELEDRLGNSQEFSAPQGSWSLVTSDSIDPTGSGPYQFKNNSEREHLTLERFDDHFTLREDAAGDHLLAPRVEELRFIVDPGSPSSISRVASGNADLTSSMLAAYSLSDIPEDNPDVERLESPSWTFYHLGFNTRAPPCSNLHFRRAICRLIDKEWIASEVFGGHADPLVAPVTEEWTPDDLAWDGADPETPFAGTDGTLNVNAARNAFQAAGYYTDDENRLQGRY is encoded by the coding sequence ATGAACTGTAATCCAACCGATCCTGTCGACGGCGTCGATCGACGCTCCGTCCTGGCTGCGGGCGCAGCCGGGCTCTCGCTCTCCCTGAGCGGCTGTGTCGATACGGTCCAACGCGTCGTCGACCAGGACGGTACCGACCAATTGTCGCTCTCCATCGTGACGGTCCCCGCGGACGCCGACCGGGAAAGCATTCGGATCGCCTATCACCTCGAGTCGCATCTCGAGGCGATCGGCGTGGACGTGACCCTCAAGGTGCGCTCTCGTACCGACTTCCTCAAAACGGTCCTGATCGACCACGACTTCGATATCTACGTCGGTCAGCATCCCGCCGATTACGATCCGGACTTCCTCTACGAAGCCCTCCACTCCACGTACGCAAACGAGGCCGGCTGGCAGAACCCCTTCGGGTTCGACAGCATGGCCTTCGACACCCTCCTGGAGGATCAACGCCGGGCCGACGGTGAGCAGCGCAAGCAACGCTTAGCAAATGTACTGCGCGGAGTTGCAGACGAGAAACCGTTCGATCCGATCTGTCGTCCCGACGAGATCCGGGTCGCTAACACCACCCGCTTCGACGGTTGGGATCAGGGTCACCTCGCGACGCGACGCGGCTATCTCGGCCTCGAGCCGGACGCCGGCGTCGAACGATTGAACGCGCTCGTGACCGACGCCAGACCGTCGGTCAACGTCAACCCGATCTCGGCGACGGTCCGGGAACGGGGGACGGTCGTCGACCTGCTGTACGACTCGCTCGGGACCGTCGTCGACGGCGAGGTCCTGCCGTGGCTCGCGGAGTCGTGGGAGTGGGTGACCGATGCCGAGACCGACGAGAAGAAAACCGAAGAGATCGCCGAGCCGACCCGAAACACGACGACGGCGCGGGTTTCGCTCCGAGAGGACTGTCGGTTCCACGACGGCGAACCGGTTACCGCAGCGGACGTCGAGTTCACCTATCAGTTCTTCCAGGATACCGTGCTCGGTCACGCGACGCCGTCGCCGCCGCCCCGCTATCGCGGTCACGCGAGCGCGATCGACGATATCGAGATCGAGGACGAGTACACGCTGCGGATCACCGCCGCCGCCGGCACGGACGTCTGTGAACGCGCGTTTACCGCCCCGATCCTCCCGAAACACGTCTGGCAATCGGAACTCGAGGACCGGCTCGGTAACTCTCAGGAGTTTTCGGCGCCGCAAGGATCCTGGAGTTTGGTCACCAGCGACTCGATCGATCCGACCGGGAGCGGTCCCTACCAGTTCAAGAACAACTCCGAACGGGAACACCTCACGCTCGAGCGGTTCGACGATCACTTCACGCTGCGCGAGGACGCCGCAGGCGACCACCTCCTCGCTCCACGCGTCGAGGAGCTCCGGTTTATCGTCGATCCCGGCAGCCCGTCCTCCATCTCGCGGGTCGCCAGCGGCAACGCCGACCTCACCTCGTCGATGCTCGCGGCGTACTCGCTCAGCGACATTCCAGAGGACAACCCCGACGTCGAACGGCTCGAGTCGCCCTCGTGGACGTTTTACCACCTCGGGTTCAACACGCGGGCGCCGCCGTGTAGCAACCTCCACTTCCGGCGCGCGATCTGTCGACTGATCGACAAGGAGTGGATCGCGAGCGAAGTCTTCGGCGGCCACGCGGACCCGCTCGTGGCTCCGGTGACCGAGGAGTGGACGCCCGACGACCTCGCGTGGGACGGTGCGGACCCAGAAACGCCATTTGCCGGCACCGACGGGACGCTCAACGTCAACGCGGCGCGTAACGCGTTTCAGGCGGCCGGCTACTACACCGACGACGAGAACCGACTACAGGGGCGATACTGA
- a CDS encoding phosphatase PAP2 family protein: MLAEVLTQVAIVIGLVLPIATGVFIGRKRLSRTVSEFRPRLRTSAPVLLLLGAVLVLNRYMRQNETNVGFYMTETIRSIEGEFVLIFQDIATPMLTEYFTASYIYGYTFLLLFPPVAYFALSDTTMFRRLLTAYSLNYALGVVLYVLVIAYGPRNVLPEFVSETMLYDNNPKYQYLTGEVNRNTNVFPSLHTSLSATVGIFAYYTREEYPKWFPVAVLIAISVIISTMYLAIHWATDVFFGLILATVCVTLANMLVGRWSLDDLRDRLDDDSLDAVRDQLGR, from the coding sequence ATGTTAGCCGAGGTGCTGACGCAAGTGGCGATCGTGATCGGGCTCGTGCTCCCGATTGCAACCGGCGTATTTATCGGCCGCAAACGGCTATCGCGGACGGTCTCAGAGTTTCGGCCGCGGCTTCGGACGTCCGCACCGGTTCTCCTCCTCCTGGGTGCCGTACTGGTTCTCAACCGGTACATGCGCCAAAACGAGACGAACGTCGGGTTCTACATGACCGAGACGATCCGCTCGATCGAGGGCGAGTTCGTCCTGATCTTTCAGGATATCGCGACCCCGATGCTGACGGAGTACTTCACGGCGAGCTACATCTACGGCTACACGTTCCTGCTGCTCTTCCCGCCGGTGGCGTACTTCGCGCTCTCGGATACCACGATGTTCCGCCGTCTGCTGACGGCCTACTCGTTGAACTACGCGCTCGGCGTCGTCCTGTACGTGCTGGTCATCGCGTACGGGCCACGGAACGTCCTCCCCGAGTTCGTCTCCGAGACGATGCTGTACGACAACAATCCGAAGTACCAGTACCTCACTGGGGAGGTCAACCGCAACACCAACGTCTTCCCGTCGCTTCACACCTCGCTGTCCGCGACGGTCGGCATCTTCGCCTACTACACGCGCGAGGAGTACCCGAAGTGGTTCCCCGTCGCCGTCCTCATCGCGATCAGCGTCATCATCTCGACGATGTATCTGGCGATCCACTGGGCGACCGACGTCTTCTTCGGATTGATCCTCGCGACGGTCTGTGTCACCCTCGCGAACATGCTCGTCGGCCGCTGGTCGCTGGACGACCTCCGCGACCGGCTGGACGACGACTCGCTGGACGCCGTCCGCGACCAATTGGGACGCTAA
- a CDS encoding DUF2797 domain-containing protein, producing the protein MQLVGYEPSGRGSMLLVSDGDAIEGRPLESGTDLAYALGERHCAGTIDEDGDHIACDRPSAPYCEFHTSTWVCARCTGTCLKDEMDCYEEHAVYIAAFAPNTFKVGVTKSRRLETRLREQGADRAAHVHTVSNGRIARELEAEIAEWLVDRVRTPTKVASLAATVDDAAWDDLLTEFDVIDRFDFDYGFDLEAQPVPETIASGTVVGVKGRLLVLETGGTTYTVDMRDLVGYDVTVGETNRNLQSSLGSFG; encoded by the coding sequence GTGCAACTGGTCGGCTACGAACCGAGCGGCCGCGGATCGATGCTACTGGTGAGCGACGGCGACGCCATCGAGGGGCGGCCGCTCGAGTCCGGGACCGACCTCGCCTACGCGCTCGGCGAGCGCCACTGCGCCGGAACGATCGACGAGGATGGCGATCACATTGCCTGCGACCGACCGTCGGCCCCCTACTGCGAGTTCCACACGAGCACGTGGGTCTGCGCCCGCTGTACGGGTACCTGTCTGAAAGACGAGATGGACTGCTACGAGGAGCACGCCGTCTACATCGCCGCGTTCGCCCCGAACACGTTCAAGGTCGGCGTCACGAAGTCCAGACGGCTCGAGACCCGCCTCCGAGAGCAGGGCGCCGACCGCGCGGCCCACGTTCACACCGTCTCGAACGGCCGGATCGCCCGCGAACTCGAGGCCGAGATCGCCGAGTGGCTGGTCGACCGCGTTCGGACGCCGACGAAGGTGGCCTCGCTGGCCGCAACGGTCGACGACGCCGCGTGGGACGACCTGCTTACCGAGTTTGACGTCATCGACCGGTTCGACTTCGACTACGGGTTTGATCTCGAGGCCCAGCCGGTCCCCGAGACTATCGCCTCGGGGACCGTCGTCGGCGTGAAGGGGCGATTGCTGGTGCTCGAGACCGGCGGGACGACCTACACCGTCGACATGCGCGATCTGGTGGGCTACGACGTGACCGTTGGTGAGACGAACCGGAACCTGCAGTCCTCGCTCGGCTCGTTCGGCTAG
- a CDS encoding alkaline phosphatase D family protein, translated as MTDTHADMRAETATDNRRAFLQTIGLAATATGLMGTAAGESDSDESTTDGSDADLVPISHGVAVGDVTATTAVVWARAAEAATIHVAYSPDQSFDRVGYDRTTVDAETDTTGQLRLEGLESNTRYRYHVWATASETAYRPLNGRTDGPKGRGPGGSNGKDDHPGKGRGPEKRPGEDGRGNDDRIADAIPEAVESGTFVTAPAPDDEAAVSFAWSGDTWGYGDDPVEPPFPGLRTIAERDPDFFLYHGDTIYADALTPAGKVTEDTPIDEALEIYRGKYKEMRDPPAEVAERTNLQELLQSTSVYTVWDDHEVINNFAGPIEPLMPEGRRAFREYWPLDRDDDAEPGESNRFYDSFRWGKHVELFLIDTRQYRDPNVDLDSKTLLGREQLEWLKGALADSDATWKILASPAPLGYPSDSWATEADRTGYEAELLEVVEHVQTEPISNLVVVAGDVHKSVVSAYDPDDDGEFEFFEAIAGPLGAPAGEPDDLYPALNPTEFFAKGEYRNFATADVAESGETLTIGIYDEHGTEQFTKTIRTSDIDAAADPERPDRIESTFDEDAEGWLVSQNGGSNRPVYHGTGGNPGGHIGDAENEGGVAWYYQAPFEYLGDREEFYGGRLSFDLRQELTDQQFDAEPVEGGDVLLQSGDRKLVYEFRGADDDPGEEWTSYEVSLSADETWIDLTSQEPLTTEERFREVLADLEVLRIRGEYRSGDDTSYLDNVVLTK; from the coding sequence ATGACGGACACACACGCTGATATGCGGGCCGAAACGGCGACGGACAATCGACGGGCGTTTCTGCAGACGATCGGACTAGCGGCGACCGCGACCGGACTGATGGGAACCGCGGCGGGGGAATCGGATTCGGACGAGTCGACGACCGACGGAAGCGACGCGGACCTCGTGCCGATCTCGCACGGTGTCGCGGTCGGCGACGTCACCGCCACGACGGCGGTCGTCTGGGCGCGAGCGGCCGAGGCGGCGACGATCCACGTCGCCTACAGCCCCGATCAGTCGTTCGACCGCGTCGGATACGATCGGACGACCGTCGACGCCGAGACCGACACGACGGGCCAGCTCCGACTCGAGGGACTCGAGTCGAACACGCGCTACCGCTACCACGTCTGGGCCACGGCGTCGGAGACCGCCTATCGACCGCTGAACGGTCGAACGGACGGTCCAAAGGGACGCGGTCCCGGAGGGTCGAACGGGAAGGACGACCATCCCGGAAAGGGCCGCGGGCCGGAGAAGCGACCGGGCGAGGACGGTCGCGGTAACGACGATCGGATCGCCGACGCGATCCCCGAGGCGGTCGAAAGCGGGACGTTCGTCACGGCGCCGGCGCCCGACGACGAAGCGGCCGTCTCCTTCGCCTGGAGCGGCGACACGTGGGGGTACGGCGACGACCCCGTCGAACCGCCGTTCCCGGGGCTGCGGACGATCGCCGAGCGCGACCCGGACTTCTTCCTCTACCACGGCGACACGATCTACGCCGACGCGCTGACGCCGGCCGGCAAGGTAACCGAGGACACCCCGATCGACGAGGCCCTCGAGATCTACCGCGGGAAGTACAAGGAGATGCGCGATCCGCCGGCCGAGGTCGCCGAGCGGACCAACCTACAGGAACTGCTGCAGTCGACGTCGGTCTACACCGTCTGGGACGACCACGAGGTCATCAACAACTTCGCGGGGCCGATCGAGCCGCTGATGCCCGAGGGGCGGCGGGCCTTCCGCGAGTACTGGCCGCTGGACCGTGACGACGACGCCGAGCCCGGCGAATCGAACCGGTTCTACGACTCCTTCCGTTGGGGGAAACACGTCGAACTGTTCCTCATCGACACGCGCCAGTACCGCGATCCGAACGTCGATCTGGACTCGAAGACGCTGCTCGGACGGGAGCAACTCGAGTGGCTGAAGGGAGCGCTCGCCGACTCCGACGCGACGTGGAAGATCCTCGCCTCGCCGGCCCCGCTCGGCTACCCTTCCGACTCGTGGGCGACCGAGGCGGACCGGACCGGCTACGAGGCGGAACTGCTCGAGGTCGTCGAACACGTCCAGACGGAGCCGATTTCGAACCTGGTCGTCGTCGCGGGCGACGTCCACAAGTCGGTCGTGAGCGCGTACGACCCGGACGACGACGGCGAGTTCGAGTTCTTCGAGGCCATCGCCGGGCCGCTGGGCGCACCCGCGGGCGAACCCGACGACCTCTATCCGGCGCTCAACCCCACGGAGTTCTTCGCGAAGGGCGAGTACCGGAACTTCGCCACCGCCGACGTCGCCGAGTCGGGCGAGACGCTCACGATCGGAATCTACGACGAGCACGGGACCGAGCAGTTCACGAAGACGATTCGCACGTCCGATATCGACGCCGCGGCCGACCCCGAGCGGCCGGACCGCATCGAGAGCACCTTCGACGAGGACGCCGAGGGCTGGCTCGTCTCCCAGAACGGCGGGAGCAACCGGCCGGTCTACCACGGGACCGGCGGCAACCCCGGCGGCCACATCGGCGACGCGGAGAACGAGGGCGGCGTCGCCTGGTACTATCAGGCGCCGTTCGAGTACCTCGGCGACCGCGAGGAGTTCTACGGCGGTCGACTCTCGTTCGACCTTCGGCAGGAGCTGACCGATCAGCAGTTCGACGCCGAACCCGTCGAGGGCGGCGACGTGCTACTGCAAAGCGGCGACCGCAAGCTCGTCTACGAGTTCCGCGGCGCCGACGACGACCCCGGCGAGGAGTGGACCTCCTACGAGGTGTCGCTCTCGGCCGACGAGACCTGGATCGATCTGACGAGCCAGGAACCCCTCACCACCGAGGAGCGCTTCCGCGAGGTCCTCGCCGATCTCGAGGTGCTGCGCATCCGCGGCGAGTACCGCTCCGGCGACGACACCAGCTACCTCGACAACGTCGTCCTGACGAAGTAG
- a CDS encoding BsuPI-related putative proteinase inhibitor translates to MTLEGTLEADVSTADGESRPESVAFAFTVTNAGSEPVELQFSDMCKAEFVVRDGDREVWRFTEGRMFAQMLSREAFAPGESSTYEAEWERPRAGEYTAIAELRAQEASCEAQTSLTVPE, encoded by the coding sequence ATGACACTCGAGGGGACGCTCGAGGCGGACGTATCGACGGCCGACGGCGAGTCGCGACCGGAATCGGTCGCGTTCGCGTTCACCGTGACCAACGCCGGCTCCGAGCCCGTCGAACTGCAGTTCTCGGATATGTGCAAGGCGGAGTTCGTCGTTCGCGACGGCGACCGGGAGGTCTGGCGCTTCACCGAGGGGCGGATGTTCGCCCAGATGCTCAGTCGGGAAGCGTTCGCGCCCGGCGAGTCGTCGACCTACGAGGCCGAGTGGGAGCGACCGCGGGCGGGCGAGTACACCGCGATCGCCGAGTTGCGGGCTCAGGAGGCGTCATGCGAGGCGCAGACGTCGCTCACCGTTCCGGAGTGA
- a CDS encoding CbiX/SirB N-terminal domain-containing protein: MQALVIAAHGSHLNPDASDPTYAHADTVRETGAFDEVREAFWKEEPHFREVIRTLESDEVFVVPLFISEGYFTEQVIPRELRLEEWDPEKWDSDGTSASQVTLEAEDVGKTIHYCGPVGTHDAMTDVIVQRAESVTEDPDVGEGFGLAVVGHGTERNENSAKAVEYHTERIREMDRFDEAKALFMDEEPEVDDVTDYFETEDIVVVPLFIADGYHTQEDIPEDMGLTEDYRLGWDVPSEVDGHRIWYAGAVGTEGLMADVILERAADAGADIGDAVESVREATCLETGAEPEPSAEPGD; this comes from the coding sequence ATGCAAGCGCTGGTCATCGCGGCGCACGGCTCGCACCTGAATCCCGACGCCTCGGACCCCACCTACGCCCACGCGGACACCGTCCGCGAGACGGGCGCGTTCGACGAGGTCCGCGAGGCCTTCTGGAAGGAGGAACCGCACTTCCGCGAGGTGATCCGCACCCTCGAGTCCGACGAGGTGTTCGTCGTCCCGCTGTTCATCAGCGAGGGCTACTTCACCGAACAGGTCATCCCGCGCGAACTCCGCCTCGAGGAGTGGGACCCCGAGAAGTGGGACTCCGACGGCACGAGCGCCTCGCAGGTGACCCTCGAGGCCGAGGACGTCGGCAAGACGATCCACTACTGCGGCCCCGTCGGGACCCACGACGCGATGACGGACGTGATCGTCCAGCGCGCCGAGTCCGTCACGGAGGACCCCGACGTCGGCGAGGGCTTCGGCCTCGCGGTCGTCGGCCACGGCACCGAGCGCAACGAAAACTCCGCGAAGGCCGTCGAGTACCACACCGAGCGCATCCGCGAGATGGACCGCTTCGACGAGGCGAAGGCGCTGTTCATGGACGAGGAGCCCGAGGTCGACGACGTCACCGATTACTTCGAGACCGAGGACATCGTCGTCGTCCCGCTGTTTATCGCCGACGGCTACCACACCCAGGAGGACATCCCCGAGGACATGGGGCTGACCGAGGACTACCGGCTGGGCTGGGACGTGCCGAGCGAAGTCGACGGCCACCGGATCTGGTACGCCGGCGCCGTCGGCACCGAGGGGCTGATGGCCGACGTCATCTTAGAGCGCGCGGCCGACGCCGGCGCCGATATCGGCGACGCGGTCGAGTCCGTCCGCGAGGCGACCTGCCTCGAGACCGGTGCCGAGCCCGAACCGAGCGCGGAGCCGGGTGACTGA
- a CDS encoding DR2241 family protein → MTAPPARVEALLEAVDDDGAVAFDDLRIERAEDGYALETADEEWTSLAADDLADALEPLSDYVTNWRYWQRSVGGEGTARRAFLRWCERAPLEIETDAGTTDDETTDEPVATHPSVDDPLSVPERYNALRDGLDREWGQLCLTARLVDDADDDPAGERVYDLWHVDDADSDLADLEVYDDPRDAREIATYDGDGRYRPLKTAPTLPSGWAFTGLSGGELVETVEFFYPATVANWHRELQGTLDVDHWTETAERQTGIYDVLDELPREGVEWMAEACCVDSQCLRRREWEFDEGDELDVDGGDGPFPCREPCSLVVAAARKWTILESEDEHTYELELTTSEYNQLAELIDAVAEGRTDEIREADVNDGANRYRARYLRAKRFDEAGDLEARRVDD, encoded by the coding sequence GTGACGGCGCCACCAGCCCGCGTCGAGGCGCTGCTCGAGGCGGTCGACGACGACGGCGCGGTCGCCTTCGACGACCTCCGGATCGAGCGTGCCGAGGACGGCTACGCGCTTGAGACCGCCGACGAAGAGTGGACCAGCCTCGCGGCCGACGACCTCGCGGACGCCCTCGAGCCGCTTTCCGACTACGTCACGAACTGGCGCTACTGGCAGCGATCCGTCGGCGGCGAGGGGACCGCCCGCCGGGCGTTCCTCCGGTGGTGCGAGCGCGCGCCGCTCGAGATCGAGACGGACGCGGGGACGACGGACGACGAAACGACTGATGAACCGGTCGCGACCCATCCGTCGGTCGACGACCCCCTCTCCGTCCCCGAACGCTACAACGCGCTTCGGGACGGCCTCGACCGCGAGTGGGGCCAGCTGTGTCTCACCGCGCGGCTCGTCGACGACGCCGACGACGACCCCGCCGGCGAGCGCGTCTACGACCTATGGCACGTCGACGACGCCGACAGCGACCTCGCCGATCTCGAGGTCTACGACGATCCGCGCGACGCCCGCGAGATCGCGACCTACGACGGAGACGGGCGCTACCGGCCGCTGAAGACGGCGCCGACGCTCCCCTCGGGGTGGGCCTTCACCGGTCTCTCCGGCGGGGAACTCGTCGAGACCGTCGAGTTCTTCTACCCCGCGACGGTCGCCAACTGGCATCGCGAACTGCAGGGAACGCTGGACGTCGACCACTGGACCGAGACCGCCGAGCGCCAGACCGGCATCTACGACGTCTTAGACGAGCTGCCCCGCGAGGGCGTCGAGTGGATGGCCGAGGCCTGCTGCGTCGACTCGCAGTGCCTGCGCCGGCGTGAGTGGGAGTTCGACGAGGGCGACGAGCTCGACGTCGACGGCGGCGACGGACCGTTCCCCTGCCGGGAGCCGTGTTCGCTGGTCGTCGCCGCCGCTCGCAAGTGGACCATCCTCGAGTCCGAGGACGAACACACCTACGAACTCGAGTTGACCACCAGCGAGTACAACCAGCTCGCGGAGCTGATCGACGCGGTCGCCGAGGGTCGAACCGACGAGATCCGCGAGGCCGACGTCAACGACGGCGCGAACCGCTACCGGGCGCGCTACCTGCGGGCCAAGCGGTTCGACGAAGCGGGCGACCTCGAGGCCAGACGGGTCGACGACTGA
- a CDS encoding DUF7524 family protein — MSTEVTVHVNRGSTDSLEPSVDSVETRGSVNLRLASHGAPAHVHCRLDGDLERIAALETSNYYVEGDGETVVPVRVSAEAIDEPIEGAIEVQTGYGAESVVVPVTVNPVPDGVDVDESFAEPRRQDTGQSPTGLDRILSSSGLDPGTLAVCALGLFAAVIGTLTAAAIGGPVATAGVVIVVAGVAAALFLLVR; from the coding sequence GTGTCAACCGAGGTCACCGTCCACGTCAACCGGGGCTCGACCGACTCGCTCGAACCGAGCGTCGACAGCGTCGAGACCCGCGGCTCCGTTAACCTGCGCTTAGCGAGCCACGGCGCTCCCGCGCACGTCCACTGCCGGCTGGACGGCGACCTCGAACGAATCGCCGCGCTCGAGACGTCGAACTACTACGTCGAGGGCGACGGCGAGACGGTCGTCCCCGTCCGCGTCTCCGCGGAGGCGATCGACGAACCGATCGAGGGCGCGATCGAGGTGCAGACCGGCTACGGTGCCGAGTCCGTCGTCGTTCCCGTCACCGTCAATCCCGTCCCGGACGGAGTCGACGTCGACGAGTCGTTCGCCGAACCCAGACGCCAGGACACGGGCCAGTCGCCGACGGGTCTCGACCGGATTCTCTCTTCGAGCGGGCTCGACCCGGGGACGCTCGCGGTCTGTGCCCTCGGTCTCTTCGCGGCCGTGATCGGGACGCTGACCGCGGCCGCGATCGGCGGCCCCGTCGCCACCGCCGGCGTCGTCATCGTCGTCGCCGGCGTCGCCGCGGCGCTGTTCCTGTTAGTGCGATAA
- a CDS encoding methytransferase partner Trm112, translated as MQESLLEILCCPLDKHELELEDADRDDDDNEIIGGDLVCTECGERYPIEDGIPNLLPPDMREETPA; from the coding sequence ATGCAAGAGTCGTTGCTGGAGATCCTCTGTTGTCCGCTGGACAAACACGAGCTGGAACTCGAGGACGCCGACCGTGACGATGACGACAACGAAATAATCGGCGGCGACCTCGTCTGTACCGAGTGCGGCGAGCGCTATCCGATCGAAGACGGCATTCCGAACCTGCTGCCGCCGGACATGCGCGAAGAGACGCCGGCCTAA